From a single Brassica oleracea var. oleracea cultivar TO1000 chromosome C5, BOL, whole genome shotgun sequence genomic region:
- the LOC106296186 gene encoding ATP-dependent Clp protease proteolytic subunit 5, chloroplastic, with protein MAHACVYTSASSLRFTAGFVSASPNASSFDSQKFSLPFEPLRSRKTKKLVSGIKNWKSSSPKAVYSGNLWTPETPSPQGVWSIRDDLQVPSSPYFPAYAQGQGPPPMVQERFQSIISQLFQYRIIRCGGAVDDDMANIIVAQLLYLDAVDPTKDIVMYVNSPGGSVTAGMAIFDTMRHIRPDVSTVCVGLAASMGAFLLSAGTKGKRYSLPNSRIMIHQPLGGAQGGQTDIDIQANEMLHHKANLNGYLAYQTGQSLEKINQDTDRDFFMSAKEAKDYGLIDGVIMNPLKALQPLAAA; from the exons ATGGCTCACGCTTGCGTCTACACATCGGCTTCTTCTCTCAGGTTTACAGCCGGATTCGTCTCCGCGAGTCCCAACGCCTCCTCTTTCGATTCTCAGAAGTTTTCCCTCCCTTTCGAGCCTCTTCGTTCAAG AAAGACGAAGAAGTTAGTTAGCGGCATAAAGAATTGGAAGAGCTCGTCTCCGAAGGCTGTGTACTCCGGCAATCTCTGGACGCCGGAGACTCCTTCGCCTCAAGGAGTTTGGTCCATCAG AGATGATTTACAAGTCCCTTCTTCGCCGTATTTTCCTGCGTACGCTCAAGGACAAGGACCACCTCCTATGGTGCAAGAGCGTTTCCAGAGTATCATAAGCCAGCTCTTCCAATAT AGGATTATTCGTTGTGGTGGTGCTGTGGATGATGATATGGCCAACATAATCGTAGCTCAGCTTCTTTACCTTGATGCTGTTGATCCTACTAAG GATATTGTCATGTATGTGAACTCTCCTGGTGGATCAGTTACAGCTG GCATGGCTATATTCGATACTATGAGGCATATCCGACCTGATGTCTCCACTGTCTGTGTCGGTCTAGCTGCTAG TATGGGAGCCTTTCTGCTTAGTGCTGGAACCAAAG GGAAAAGATACAGTCTGCCAAACTCAAGGATAATGATCCATCAGCCGCTTGGTGGAGCTCAAGGTGGCCAAACCGATATCGACATTCAG GCAAATGAAATGCTGCATCACAAGGCAAACCTAAACGGTTACCTCGCTTACCAGACTGGTCAAAGCCTAGAGAAGATAAACCAGGACACAGACCGTGATTTCTTCATGAGTGCTAAAGAAGCAAAAGATTACGGGCTTATCGATGGTGTTATCATGAACCCTCTTAAGGCCCTTCAGCCACTTGCAGCAGCTTGA
- the LOC106344212 gene encoding uncharacterized protein LOC106344212, protein MLYISSFFSSKRQCLSFSSSVFHFFAIKMEGEVAQKNARGSWSLLRPFQMISISLLSLLVPLSFLFLSRLSLSSVPVTVPRVSSFLHQADVGVLYTILSLIIVSTLVNNLSGKPQCSLLHSHLYVCWIVLFLVQACVAFGIEGIMSTTTPTNADENLFLASRERWVLVRVMFFLGLHQVMLMWFRVVVKPVVDDTVFGVYVEEERWSERAVVAVTFGLMWWWRLRDEVESLVVVAEVKRKLLASLDAFDFLNWWMYYICVVIGMVKIFKGVSYFVNLFILTIKRSRKGCESCVVVDVDHV, encoded by the coding sequence ATGTTATATATATCAAGTTTCTTCTCATCCAAGCGACAGTGTCTTTCATTTTCTTCCTCAGTGTTTCATTTCTTTGCGATTAAGATGGAAGGCGAAGTAGCACAGAAGAACGCAAGAGGCAGCTGGTCACTGCTTCGACCATTTCAAATGATATCCATTAGTCTTCTTAGCCTCCTCGTCCCTCTATCCTTCCTCTTCCTTTCACGTCTCTCTCTCTCCTCAGTTCCCGTCACCGTCCCCCGCGTATCCTCCTTTCTCCATCAAGCCGATGTCGGAGTCTTATACACAATCTTATCTCTCATCATCGTCTCCACTTTAGTCAACAACCTCTCCGGAAAACCACAATGCTCTCTTTTGCATTCCCATCTCTACGTCTGCTGGATCGTTCTCTTCCTCGTCCAAGCTTGTGTCGCCTTCGGAATCGAAGGAATCATGAGCACCACCACGCCAACAAATGCAGACGAAAACTTATTTCTTGCGTCACGAGAAAGGTGGGTCTTGGTTAGGGTTATGTTCTTTTTAGGGCTACACCAAGTGATGCTGATGTGGTTTAGAGTGGTGGTTAAGCCGGTGGTCGACGACACCGTTTTTGGGGTTTACGTGGAGGAGGAGAGATGGTCGGAGAGAGCGGTCGTGGCGGTGACTTTTGGTCTAATGTGGTGGTGGAGGCTTAGAGACGAGGTAGAAAGTTTGGTGGTAGTTGCAGAGGTTAAACGTAAGCTTCTGGCTAGTTTGGATGCTTTTGACTTTTTGAACTGGTGGATGTATTACATATGTGTTGTGATTGGTATGGTGAAGATCTTCAAAGGTGTTTCGTATTTTGTGAATTTGTTCATTTTGACCATTAAGAGGTCGAGGAAAGGATGTGAATCTTGTGTTGTTGTTGATGTTGATCATGTGTAA
- the LOC106344213 gene encoding histone-lysine N-methyltransferase MEDEA: protein MEKKRRKDGKELLPDLNEVKAQIGKERFDHINNKFKSRVLPSVTAHAAHNHLLPLTRPNGKGNNETAIKMLSSRMEPLVHHFNENDDISYEEVTFKIPDEEVTKLLSVKQLPRSLTWVFTDSNQLMAASESVIGKKQFHYVDGEAVELSPDKKKYEDARKQKMEFSKEVDRFIWKIGQKYSLDDLVVQRTLSKFLELKVSDILERYNKLKNDGDIGEISDKSKFISVPATADKHFCRRCLIFDCHLHEEYQPLPRENKSNLFEREDAEKQCSKHCYLKPRSFIEADHVVDNDNSISNDKGNNVVTEMSQTYNEWSPVDKNLYLQGVEIFGRNSCLITRNLLSGHKTCLEVYNYMREQDQTPEIDNQVNKEISRKKTKFARKRAKLKKHVCYPPAIKNSAKELNKEYKQYTPCTCEPVCGDQCPCLTSGNVCEKYCGCLKTCKNRFGGCNCAKGQCSNRQCPCFSISRECDPDICRSCSLSCGDGSLGEASQPIQCMNMQFLLKKHKKILLSMSDVHGWGAFTRHSLKKNEFLGEYTGELVSYEEAEERGRAERKNGFSYLFTLNDKICIDARRKGNKLKFLNHSSKPNCYAKLMVVRGDHRIGLFADKNIGEGEELFFHYCYGPGHADWSQ from the exons ATGGAGAAG AAAAGGCGTAAAGATGGCAAGGAGTTGCTACCCGACTTGAATGAGGTCAAAGCGCAAATCGGAAAAGAAAGATTTGATCATATTAAT AATAAATTCAAGTCGAGAGTCTTACCGAGTGTGACTGCTCATGCTGCCCATAATCATTTGCTTCCCTTAACCCGGCCCAATGGAAAGGGTAACAATGAAACAGCCATCAAAATGCTTTCTTCGAGAATGGAACCTCTAGTCCATCATTTCAATGAAAATGATGATATTTCTTATGAAGAAGTTACATTTAAAATTCCTGATGAAGAGGTTACCAAGCTTCTATCTGTTAAACAGCTACCTCGATCCCTTACCTGGGTTTTCACGGATAG TAATCAGCTAATGGCTGCAAGTGAGTCTGTGATTGGTAAGAAACAATTCCATTATGTGGATGGTGAGGCAGTGGAATTGAGTCCTGACAAGAAAAAGTATGAAGACGCCAGGAAACAAAAAATGGAGTTTTCCAAAGAGGTTGATCGGTTTATATG GAAGATTGGTCAGAAATATAGTCTGGATGATCTGGTGGTGCAGAGGACTCTATCCAAGTTCCTTGAACTGAAGGTTTCAGATATTTTG GAGAGATACAATAAGCTTAAGAATGATGGAGATATTGGTGAAATTTCTGACAAAAGCAAATTTATTTCTGTTCCGGCAACTGCTGATAAGCACTTTTGCCGTCGTTGCTTG ATATTCGACTGTCATCTTCATGAAGAATATCAGCCTCTGCCT AGAGAAAACAAATCTAATTTGTTTGAGAGGGAAGATGCTGAAAAACAATGCAGTAAGCATTGTTACCTTAAG CCAAGGAGTTTCATAGAAGCTGATCATGTGGTGGATAATGATAACTCTATATCAAACGATAAAGGGAATAATGTGGTCACAG AGATGTCACAGACATATAATGAGTGGAGCCCTGTAGACAAGAATCTTTACTTGCAAGGAGTTGAAATCTTTGGGAGAAACAG TTGTCTTATTACAAGAAACTTACTTTCCGGACATAAGACGTGTTTAGAGGTTTACAATTACATGCGGGAGCAAGATCAAACTCCAGAAATAGACAATCAG GTTAATAAAGAGATATCTCGGAAAAAAACTAAGTTTGCCAGAAAAAGAGCCAAACTCAAAAAGCATGTTTGTTATCCACCTGCTATAAAAAATTCAGCTAAGGAATTAAATAAGGAGTATAAGCAGTACACACCATGCACTTGCGAACCAGTATGTGGAGATCAATGCCCTTGTTTAACTAGCGGAAATGTCTGTGAGAAGTATTGCGG GTGTCTAAAGACATGCAAGAATCGTTTTGGGGGATGTAACTGTGCAAAGGGTCAATGCAGTAACCGACAATGTCCTTGCTTTTCTATTTCTCGTGAATGCGATCCAGATATTTGTCGCAGTTGTTCGCTTAG CTGTGGAGATGGCTCTCTCGGTGAGGCATCACAGCCAATCCAATGCATGAACATGCAATTCCTCCTTAAGAAACACAAGAAG ATTCTCCTTTCAATGTCTGATGTTCATGGATGGGGTGCATTCACACGG CACTCTCTAAAAAAAAACGAGTTTCTCGGAGAATATACTGGCGAATTGGTTTCTTATGAGGAAGCAGAGGAACGTGGGAGAGCAGAAAGAAAGAATGGTTTTTCCTATCTCTTTACCTTGAATGATAAG ATCTGCATTGATGCTCGCCGTAAAGGGAACAAGCTTAAATTTCTCAATCACTCATCAAAGCCAAACTGCTACGCCAAG TTGATGGTCGTCAGAGGAGATCATAGGATTGGTTTGTTTGCGGATAAAAATATCGGCGAAGGTGAGGAGCTTTTCTTCCACTATTGCTATGGACCAGGACATGCGGATTGGTCTCAATAG
- the LOC106343898 gene encoding uncharacterized protein LOC106343898, giving the protein MGDVIIFIEDTDINSSFSRCRICHEEEEAESYFEAPCSCSGTVKFAHRDCIQRWCDEKGNTICEICLQDYKPGYTTTSKPSRLVEATATSRTRRQYGGRRNRRLVDRTESEFPECNSEANRGDSCCRYLALILSVVLLIKNAFDVVYGTDEYPFTIFTLLTLKAIGILLPMLVIIRTIAAVQSSLRRQFIESEEDTLSSEDDDGLEEEERQQHLA; this is encoded by the exons ATGGGAGATGTAATAATATTCATCGAAGATACAGATATAAATTCGAGTTTCTCTCGCTGCAGAATTTGTCACGAAGAAGAAGAAGCAGAGAGCTACTTTGAAGCTCCTTGTTCTTGCTCAGGCACCGTCAAG TTCGCTCACAGAGATTGCATACAACGATGGTGCGATGAGAAAGGAAACACGATTTGTGAAATATGTCTCCAG GATTATAAACCTGGATACACCACAACTTCAAAACCATCTCGTTTAGTTGAAGCAACAGCCACGAGCAG GACGAGGAGACAATACGGAGGAAGAAGAAATCGAAGATTAGTGGACAGAACTGAATCAGAATTTCCAGAATGCAACTCTGAAGCTAACAGAGGCGATTCTTGTTGTAGATACTTGGCTCTCATT CTATCGGTGGTTTTGTTGATAAAGAATGCGTTTGATGTGGTTTATGGAACGGACGAGTATCCCTTCACGATTTTCACG CTATTAACACTGAAGGCCATTGGTATACTATTGCCAATGCTCGTAATCATTCGGACTATCGCAGCTGTCCAGAGCAGTCTCCGACGTCAGTTTATC GAATCTGAAGAAGATACGTTAAGCTCTGAAGATGATGATGGCTTGGAGGAGGAAGAGCGACAGCAACATTTGGCTTGA